Proteins encoded together in one Telopea speciosissima isolate NSW1024214 ecotype Mountain lineage chromosome 4, Tspe_v1, whole genome shotgun sequence window:
- the LOC122657683 gene encoding uncharacterized protein LOC122657683, which yields MRGRVGGGPNRRNESVFTRAVDGVFAFFRLAEFEILFFLFIFITFLIFKDLTSRPEYNQILGKKLDGDDFWPH from the exons ATGAGAGGGCGAGTCGGTGGCGGTCCGAACAGGAGGAACGAGTCTGTGTTCACTCGTGCGGTGGACGGGGTCTTCGCATTCTTCCGTCTCGCCGAATTCGAGatcctgttcttcctcttcatttTCATCACCTTCCTTATATTCAAGGATCTG ACATCAAGACCGGAGTATAATCAGATTCTTGGAAAGAAGCTAGATGGTGATGATTTCTGGCCACACTAG